Proteins encoded together in one Anaerotignum propionicum DSM 1682 window:
- a CDS encoding AraC family transcriptional regulator, with amino-acid sequence MSIQTIETMAKWVENNITENPSLQDMSSYVGYSPYYCSTKFREHMGMTYKQFLAQCKLKAAAYDLCVTDEK; translated from the coding sequence ATGTCTATACAAACAATAGAAACAATGGCAAAGTGGGTAGAAAATAACATAACGGAAAATCCAAGCTTGCAGGACATGTCATCATATGTTGGTTATTCACCGTATTACTGCTCTACAAAGTTTCGGGAGCACATGGGTATGACATATAAACAATTTCTTGCCCAATGTAAGTTAAAAGCAGCTGCTTATGATCTTTGCGTAACCGATGAAAAATAA
- a CDS encoding AraC family transcriptional regulator — MAFRYGYSSSEAFARAFSQAFQCSPRQYRKASVFSLGSP; from the coding sequence ATTGCTTTTCGATATGGGTACTCGTCATCTGAAGCATTTGCTAGAGCTTTTTCTCAAGCATTTCAATGCTCGCCACGCCAATATCGGAAAGCTTCTGTTTTTTCTCTTGGCTCACCTTAG